A genomic segment from Rickettsiella endosymbiont of Miltochrista miniata encodes:
- a CDS encoding uroporphyrinogen-III synthase: MTSLHGLRVLITRSAHQGKELVTQTQNYGGLAIHFPTLEIIRTKNIKKVELRIKKLKEYDFVIFISPNSVFNTAETIHGIWPAWPKNTKTFATGPGTTLALKQHNLPCDNCPEKDFSGTGLLNLTALQNIKQKKILIIKGEDGRLYLAKGLKARGAQVNNLNVYKRRLPKIDKNNIPHHEAIDVIICTSSTGLKNLVGLLYPYWQDILFKKQLLVISPRLVDIAKKLGFVKPPLISDNATNAAILKTLFSWRERSLWNHSPHPT, encoded by the coding sequence ATGACATCTTTACATGGTTTACGGGTCCTCATTACCCGCTCTGCTCATCAAGGGAAGGAACTAGTCACTCAAACTCAGAATTATGGTGGGTTAGCCATCCATTTCCCTACACTGGAAATTATCCGAACCAAGAATATAAAAAAAGTAGAATTAAGGATAAAAAAACTTAAAGAATACGATTTTGTCATCTTTATTAGCCCCAACTCTGTCTTTAATACTGCCGAGACTATCCATGGCATTTGGCCTGCGTGGCCTAAAAATACCAAAACCTTCGCCACTGGACCTGGTACAACATTGGCTTTAAAGCAACATAATCTACCTTGTGATAACTGTCCAGAAAAGGATTTTAGTGGTACTGGCCTGTTAAATCTCACTGCGTTACAGAATATAAAGCAAAAAAAAATACTCATCATAAAAGGAGAAGACGGTCGCTTATATCTAGCAAAGGGCTTAAAAGCTAGGGGGGCTCAGGTAAATAATCTAAATGTTTACAAGAGACGGCTGCCAAAAATTGACAAAAATAATATCCCGCATCATGAAGCCATTGATGTCATTATTTGTACTTCTAGTACCGGGCTCAAAAATTTAGTGGGTTTATTATATCCATACTGGCAAGATATTTTATTTAAAAAACAATTGCTTGTCATTAGTCCTCGACTGGTTGATATTGCGAAGAAATTAGGTTTTGTCAAACCGCCTTTAATATCGGATAATGCAACAAATGCAGCTATCTTAAAAACTCTGTTTTCCTGGCGGGAGCGATCACTATGGAATCACAGCCCACACCCAACTTAG
- the fur gene encoding ferric iron uptake transcriptional regulator gives MDNQQLRQAGLKVTAPRLKILELLEQAKTRHLSAEDIYKTLLETGEDIGLATVYRVLTQFESAGLVKRQNFEDAYSVFELNQGPHHDHLVCIKCGKVDEFVDKIIEQRQKIVAKQANYQMTDHSLIIYGVCNKCSKKQKLKLNK, from the coding sequence ATGGATAATCAACAACTACGCCAAGCGGGCTTAAAAGTAACCGCCCCTAGATTAAAAATACTTGAATTACTAGAACAAGCTAAAACACGTCATTTAAGTGCTGAAGATATCTATAAAACCTTATTGGAAACCGGTGAAGACATAGGCTTGGCCACAGTCTATCGAGTATTAACTCAATTTGAAAGCGCAGGTTTGGTTAAGCGTCAAAACTTTGAAGATGCCTATTCGGTGTTTGAGCTGAATCAGGGTCCTCATCACGATCATTTAGTCTGTATCAAATGCGGAAAAGTTGACGAATTTGTTGATAAAATCATCGAACAACGTCAAAAGATTGTCGCAAAACAAGCTAATTACCAAATGACAGACCATAGTCTAATTATTTATGGAGTTTGTAATAAATGTTCTAAAAAACAAAAGCTTAAATTAAATAAATAA
- the smpB gene encoding SsrA-binding protein SmpB: MNSKKALQDTTIALNRRARHDYFIEQSIEAGLVLQGWEVKSLRSGRAQLTESYVVLKNGEAWLLGCHITPLTTVSTNHSRPDPTRTRKLLLNERELSKFAGSIMRKGYTLIALKLYWKKNRVKLEVGLAKGKQEHDKRASIKEKDWQREKMRLGRYIR, translated from the coding sequence ATGAATTCTAAGAAAGCATTGCAAGACACAACTATTGCCTTAAATAGACGCGCTCGCCATGATTATTTTATTGAACAATCTATTGAGGCTGGTTTGGTTTTGCAGGGTTGGGAAGTCAAAAGTCTTCGTAGTGGGCGGGCTCAGTTAACCGAGAGCTATGTCGTGCTAAAAAATGGCGAGGCTTGGCTTTTAGGTTGTCATATTACGCCTCTAACAACAGTGTCTACCAATCATAGCCGTCCGGATCCAACTCGTACACGTAAGCTCTTACTCAATGAGCGAGAACTGAGTAAATTTGCTGGGAGCATTATGCGTAAAGGCTATACCCTAATCGCATTAAAACTTTATTGGAAAAAGAATCGGGTCAAGTTAGAAGTCGGTTTAGCCAAGGGTAAACAGGAACATGACAAGCGGGCTAGTATTAAGGAAAAGGATTGGCAACGTGAAAAAATGCGTTTAGGACGCTATATCAGGTAG
- the pyk gene encoding pyruvate kinase gives MKRFKRTKIVATLGPATDKAGVLQAMIAAGLDVVRLNFSHGTAEDHIKRANYVRECAKAAGREIAIMADLQGPKIRIARFKTGSSFLKKDALFILDADLDKDEGDESSVGIDYKELPRDVHRGDLLLLDDGRLVLKVQKIQKNKIFCLVEVGGELSNNKGINRKGGGLSAVALTDKDKKDLKIAVKLSADYIAISFPRSAADMNLARTLLKKAKGHAGLIAKIERSDAIPVIDEIIRASDAVMVARGDLGVEIGDAELPAVQKHIIQRARSLDKAVITATQMMESMIHNAIPTRAEVFDVANAVLDGTDAVMLSAETATGDHPALVVTAMARICLGAEKQATMRISRHRVECQFYRPDEAIAMAAMYTANHYDIKAIIALTESGATPLWMSRIRSGIPIYGLAHSLQTTRRLALYRGVYPLYFNIDKMHKENIGHLAIKELKKHEVLRKGEQVLITYGDLLKTTGGTNTLKILEVD, from the coding sequence ATGAAACGATTTAAACGCACTAAGATCGTAGCCACCTTAGGTCCTGCCACCGATAAAGCAGGTGTATTACAGGCTATGATAGCCGCAGGTTTAGATGTAGTTCGATTGAATTTCTCACACGGTACAGCAGAAGACCATATTAAACGAGCGAATTATGTTCGCGAATGTGCAAAAGCTGCGGGTCGAGAAATTGCCATTATGGCGGATCTACAAGGACCAAAAATTCGTATTGCACGCTTTAAAACAGGTTCTAGCTTTTTAAAAAAAGATGCTTTATTTATTTTAGATGCTGACCTAGATAAAGATGAAGGTGATGAATCATCAGTGGGTATTGATTATAAAGAATTACCACGAGATGTCCATCGTGGAGATCTGTTGTTGCTTGATGATGGACGTTTAGTGCTGAAAGTCCAAAAAATACAGAAAAATAAAATATTTTGTCTAGTAGAAGTAGGTGGAGAACTATCTAATAATAAAGGGATTAATCGAAAAGGAGGAGGGCTTTCTGCCGTAGCGTTAACTGACAAGGATAAAAAAGATTTAAAAATAGCCGTGAAATTAAGTGCTGATTATATTGCGATTTCTTTTCCTCGCAGTGCCGCGGATATGAATCTAGCTCGAACTTTATTAAAGAAGGCAAAAGGGCATGCGGGTTTGATTGCAAAAATAGAACGTAGCGATGCTATTCCTGTTATTGATGAAATTATTCGAGCTTCTGATGCAGTGATGGTGGCTCGTGGTGATTTGGGTGTTGAAATTGGTGATGCTGAATTACCGGCCGTGCAAAAGCATATTATCCAGCGGGCACGATCTCTAGATAAAGCAGTGATTACTGCGACACAGATGATGGAATCGATGATTCATAATGCTATTCCCACTCGTGCAGAAGTTTTTGATGTTGCGAATGCTGTCTTAGACGGTACCGATGCCGTTATGCTATCTGCGGAAACTGCTACGGGAGATCATCCTGCTTTAGTAGTAACGGCTATGGCGCGTATTTGTTTAGGTGCAGAAAAGCAAGCTACAATGCGCATATCTCGGCATCGTGTAGAATGTCAATTCTACCGTCCTGATGAAGCCATTGCGATGGCCGCTATGTACACAGCTAATCATTATGATATCAAGGCTATCATTGCCTTAACTGAGTCCGGCGCGACCCCTTTATGGATGTCACGGATTCGTTCAGGAATACCTATCTACGGTTTAGCACATAGCTTACAAACAACACGTCGATTAGCTTTGTATCGGGGTGTATATCCCTTATATTTTAATATAGATAAAATGCATAAAGAAAATATAGGTCATTTAGCAATTAAAGAGTTGAAGAAACATGAGGTTTTACGAAAAGGAGAACAAGTTCTAATTACCTATGGAGATTTATTAAAAACTACCGGCGGGACAAATACGCTAAAGATTTTAGAAGTAGATTAG
- a CDS encoding peroxiredoxin, with the protein MLAINKPAPNFSLPATSSKIVSLKDLIGKNIVLYFYPKDCTSGCTQEGKDFAENYKKFASLNTIILGVSRDSLKLHEKFKSEQQFPFELLSDAEEKVSKLYEVLKEKIMYGRKSYGIERSTFLIDKQGILRREWRKVKVLGHVEAVLQAIGELS; encoded by the coding sequence ATGTTAGCAATAAATAAACCTGCACCAAATTTTAGTTTGCCTGCTACTAGCAGTAAAATTGTAAGTTTAAAGGATTTAATTGGTAAAAATATTGTTTTGTATTTTTATCCTAAAGATTGCACGTCGGGCTGTACGCAGGAAGGAAAAGATTTCGCAGAAAATTATAAAAAATTCGCTTCCCTAAATACAATAATTTTAGGAGTATCCCGTGATAGCCTGAAGTTACATGAAAAATTCAAATCAGAGCAGCAATTTCCTTTTGAGTTATTATCTGATGCCGAAGAAAAAGTATCTAAGTTATATGAAGTATTAAAAGAAAAAATTATGTACGGCCGAAAATCTTACGGAATAGAAAGAAGCACTTTTTTGATTGATAAACAAGGTATTTTGCGACGGGAATGGAGAAAGGTAAAAGTGCTCGGTCATGTTGAAGCAGTTTTACAAGCGATTGGCGAATTAAGTTGA
- a CDS encoding type II toxin-antitoxin system RatA family toxin, whose amino-acid sequence MPFIQHSLEVPYNVSEMYRLVNHIEKYSEFLPWCTESKVISQDEDSIQACLTLTGGGLSKSFTTSNRLQKDKLIEISLINGPFKHLEGYWSFETTPRGSRINLNLEFAFSTRLLALAFSPVFERVANTLVQAFSDRAKQIYGERKFENNK is encoded by the coding sequence ATGCCATTTATTCAACATTCTTTAGAAGTGCCTTACAATGTGTCTGAGATGTACAGACTGGTCAATCATATTGAAAAATATAGTGAATTTCTTCCTTGGTGTACCGAAAGTAAAGTCATCAGTCAAGATGAAGATAGTATACAAGCTTGTCTTACATTGACCGGAGGAGGACTGTCTAAAAGTTTTACCACATCAAACCGTCTGCAGAAAGACAAGTTAATTGAAATTAGCCTTATCAATGGCCCATTTAAACATTTAGAAGGCTATTGGTCTTTTGAAACTACGCCACGCGGATCCAGAATCAATTTAAATTTGGAATTTGCATTTTCTACGCGTTTGCTAGCACTTGCTTTTTCTCCTGTTTTTGAGAGAGTAGCAAATACGCTAGTACAAGCTTTTTCTGACCGTGCTAAACAAATCTATGGGGAACGCAAGTTTGAAAACAACAAATAG
- a CDS encoding RnfH family protein produces MKTTNRPFFQVEVVFADQHQQKILKVSIPPTSSITAAINLSGILLDFPGIDLSENKVGIFGKLCNLDAQVKPGDRIEIYQPLLIDPKKIRINRAKKQKAS; encoded by the coding sequence TTGAAAACAACAAATAGGCCTTTTTTTCAAGTTGAAGTGGTATTTGCTGATCAGCATCAACAAAAAATCTTAAAAGTCTCTATCCCTCCTACTAGCAGCATCACAGCTGCCATAAACCTTTCGGGCATTTTATTAGATTTCCCAGGCATCGATCTAAGCGAGAATAAAGTGGGAATTTTTGGGAAATTATGTAATTTGGATGCCCAAGTAAAACCAGGAGATAGAATAGAAATTTATCAGCCACTTCTAATAGATCCTAAAAAAATTAGAATAAATCGCGCTAAAAAACAAAAAGCTTCTTAA
- a CDS encoding phosphoglycerate kinase, whose product MYLIRLEDLDLKNKRVLIREDFNVPLDKGIITSDARIKAALPTIQYALKKGAAVILLSHLDRPAEGYVTPELSLAPIATRLQELLGHPVKFVTDWLDGFEISPNEVVLCENVRFQTGEKENDPSLAKKIAKLADIFVMDAFATAHRSEASTVGVAQFSSKVCAGLLLTSELKALTSALENPARPLLAIVGGAKVSTKLMLLSSLLNKVDFLMLGGGIANTFLVTQGYSVGRSLYESDLVKEAKKLLELSKQLKVEVVLPTDVIVATEFSDTAKPSVRKLTEIRNDEMILDVGPESIKRYAEYVQRAATILWNGPLGVFEMLPFEQGTRALSDAIANSSAFSIAGGGDTLAAIEKYGIADKISYISTGGGAFLEFIQGKTLPALAVLQEHIRES is encoded by the coding sequence ATGTATTTAATTCGTCTAGAAGATTTAGACTTAAAAAACAAACGTGTTCTCATTAGGGAAGATTTTAATGTGCCTTTAGATAAGGGCATAATTACCAGTGATGCACGTATCAAAGCAGCATTACCCACCATACAATATGCATTAAAAAAAGGTGCGGCGGTTATTTTACTCTCTCATCTAGATAGACCAGCAGAAGGTTATGTTACTCCTGAACTTTCTTTAGCGCCGATCGCCACACGATTACAAGAGTTATTAGGTCATCCAGTAAAATTTGTCACCGATTGGTTGGATGGATTTGAGATTTCACCGAATGAAGTCGTGCTGTGTGAAAATGTTAGATTTCAAACAGGAGAAAAGGAAAACGATCCTAGTTTAGCTAAAAAAATTGCAAAATTAGCTGATATTTTTGTTATGGATGCATTTGCTACAGCGCATCGCAGTGAAGCATCCACTGTGGGAGTGGCGCAATTTTCATCAAAAGTTTGCGCAGGTTTATTGTTGACCTCAGAGTTAAAAGCGTTGACCTCAGCATTGGAAAATCCAGCTAGACCTTTGTTAGCTATAGTCGGCGGCGCGAAGGTTTCTACTAAATTAATGCTGTTATCTTCTTTGCTTAATAAGGTTGATTTCTTGATGCTTGGGGGAGGAATTGCCAATACTTTTTTAGTCACACAAGGATATTCGGTTGGCCGATCTTTATATGAAAGTGATCTCGTTAAAGAGGCAAAAAAACTTTTAGAATTATCTAAACAACTTAAGGTTGAGGTTGTGTTGCCTACAGATGTTATTGTGGCTACGGAATTCTCTGATACGGCTAAGCCCTCGGTTAGAAAGTTAACTGAAATAAGAAACGATGAAATGATTTTAGATGTTGGACCAGAGTCAATTAAACGCTATGCCGAGTATGTACAACGGGCAGCAACTATTTTATGGAATGGCCCTCTTGGAGTTTTCGAAATGCTCCCTTTTGAACAAGGAACCCGTGCTTTGAGTGATGCCATTGCCAACAGCTCAGCCTTTTCCATTGCTGGGGGTGGCGATACTTTAGCGGCCATCGAAAAATATGGTATTGCAGATAAAATTTCCTATATATCTACGGGGGGAGGAGCTTTTCTTGAATTTATACAGGGAAAAACTTTACCTGCTTTGGCTGTATTACAAGAACACATAAGGGAAAGTTAG
- a CDS encoding uroporphyrinogen-III C-methyltransferase, with protein sequence MESQPTPNLEEAEVKVKKNKPLRSKSCFTAWCAIGLLFITWTGLFLGLGFFWLKNRGDLNEYHRQLSAIQTQISQSQTDNKNLQQHISQLQNFIEQKFSANDNAILLANINQLIQLAQYNLVYFHDTDNALSALSLADKQLSTIISPDVRLENLHQLLTQYLTNLKALPHIDLTAILAQLQTLKAQITQLPLLATSNSTTPNPKATVGSSSENKWVSMLKNSLDSFRQLVVIRRLNKPIEPLLPEREQQYLQHNLILLLQQAQWALIHHEAIIYQSSLQEIQENIKDHFAGNSPITKTVMQSITQLQQIELQTPSLDLNPLLEAISIIKKTPINSNTTPVVTANQKEPS encoded by the coding sequence ATGGAATCACAGCCCACACCCAACTTAGAAGAAGCAGAAGTAAAGGTCAAAAAAAATAAACCTTTACGTTCTAAAAGCTGTTTCACCGCTTGGTGTGCAATAGGATTGTTATTCATCACCTGGACAGGTTTATTTCTAGGATTAGGTTTTTTTTGGTTAAAAAATAGAGGGGATCTTAACGAGTATCATCGTCAACTATCCGCCATACAAACGCAGATCTCGCAAAGTCAAACTGACAATAAAAACCTCCAGCAACACATCTCACAACTACAAAATTTTATTGAACAAAAATTCTCAGCTAATGATAATGCTATTCTGCTGGCTAATATTAATCAACTGATTCAGTTAGCTCAGTATAATCTTGTTTATTTTCATGATACCGACAACGCTTTGTCTGCATTGTCACTAGCCGATAAACAATTAAGTACAATAATAAGTCCAGATGTTCGGTTAGAAAATCTACACCAGTTATTAACTCAGTACTTAACTAACTTAAAAGCTTTACCTCATATTGATTTAACGGCTATCTTAGCCCAGCTCCAGACTTTAAAAGCACAAATTACACAATTGCCTTTATTGGCAACATCTAACTCTACCACGCCGAACCCTAAGGCTACTGTCGGAAGTTCTTCGGAAAATAAATGGGTAAGTATGTTGAAAAATAGTCTAGACAGCTTCCGACAACTAGTCGTTATTCGTCGCTTGAATAAACCTATAGAGCCTTTATTGCCAGAAAGAGAGCAACAATATTTGCAACATAATTTGATATTATTATTACAGCAAGCTCAATGGGCATTGATACATCATGAGGCGATTATTTATCAATCCAGTTTGCAAGAAATTCAGGAAAATATAAAAGATCATTTTGCAGGTAACTCGCCTATCACAAAGACAGTCATGCAAAGTATTACCCAATTACAACAAATCGAACTGCAAACTCCATCTCTTGATTTAAATCCATTGCTCGAGGCAATTTCGATTATCAAAAAAACGCCTATCAATTCTAACACTACTCCTGTAGTTACCGCTAATCAAAAGGAACCCTCTTGA
- a CDS encoding heme biosynthesis protein HemY, translating into MHRFFIFLLVLALSVWIGVKITVDPGYMLITWHQLALEMPLWLVILILVTSFILIYYLIRFIRYLLMLPKQWRHNLNKKRSQKTMALDDQRLFSALYQKPQNWHHILEILPQLENKTWISKDQIQQLQQESVENLLSQEQYTYDLSTLESIWGNLPPKLKKDPHLINFYIQGLIRHHEDAKAESLIIKQLKKQWFGPLVPTYSHIKSINPARQLAIAEKWLKKHPDDPYLLLSLGRLCRQRKLWGKARDYLEKSLIYDSSNSETYLELGELFEGLEEPLQALIWFKKGLTKK; encoded by the coding sequence ATGCATCGGTTTTTTATATTTTTATTGGTTCTCGCTCTTTCTGTTTGGATCGGAGTTAAAATAACCGTCGATCCGGGATATATGCTGATTACTTGGCATCAACTCGCCTTAGAAATGCCACTATGGTTAGTTATCTTAATTTTAGTCACTAGCTTTATATTAATTTATTATTTAATTCGGTTCATTAGATATTTATTAATGTTACCAAAACAATGGCGTCACAATTTAAATAAAAAACGTTCTCAAAAAACCATGGCATTGGATGATCAACGCCTGTTTTCTGCGCTTTATCAAAAACCACAAAACTGGCATCATATTTTAGAAATTTTACCTCAATTAGAAAATAAAACCTGGATATCTAAAGATCAAATTCAACAATTACAACAAGAAAGTGTTGAAAACTTATTAAGTCAAGAACAATATACCTACGATTTATCAACGCTTGAGAGTATCTGGGGCAATTTACCACCTAAACTAAAAAAAGATCCTCACCTCATAAATTTTTATATTCAAGGTCTTATAAGACATCATGAAGATGCGAAAGCTGAATCATTAATAATAAAACAATTAAAAAAGCAATGGTTTGGTCCGCTTGTTCCAACCTATAGTCATATTAAAAGCATTAATCCTGCTCGCCAATTAGCAATAGCAGAAAAATGGCTCAAAAAACATCCTGATGACCCTTATCTTTTATTAAGTTTAGGTCGCCTATGTAGACAGAGAAAATTATGGGGAAAAGCTCGGGATTATTTAGAAAAAAGTTTAATCTATGATTCTTCTAATTCAGAAACTTATCTGGAATTAGGTGAGTTATTTGAAGGTCTAGAAGAACCACTTCAAGCTTTGATATGGTTTAAAAAAGGATTAACAAAAAAATAA
- a CDS encoding outer membrane protein assembly factor BamE: MKKLLVLFLTLLISGCHLVYRPDIQQGNILQQSTIDQLELGMSKEQVRYLLGSCVLQSPFQPDRQDYVYFLQPGHGEPIQRRVTLIFSNGRLQDIEKSALN; encoded by the coding sequence ATGAAAAAGTTGCTTGTACTGTTTTTAACATTACTGATTTCGGGTTGTCATCTTGTTTATCGACCGGATATCCAGCAAGGTAATATACTGCAGCAGTCTACCATAGACCAGTTAGAACTCGGCATGAGTAAGGAGCAAGTTCGTTATCTATTAGGTAGTTGCGTATTGCAATCTCCTTTTCAACCCGATCGTCAAGATTATGTTTATTTCCTTCAGCCAGGTCATGGAGAGCCTATTCAAAGACGCGTTACGCTTATTTTTTCCAACGGGCGCTTACAAGACATTGAAAAATCAGCGCTTAATTAA
- a CDS encoding J domain-containing protein, with protein sequence MATSLKTPDKNPAYHRKLTPFIEKKNKEMKFSPPKPTDEKFITNKLLGAKSESKKLEKLDLQLFVNYVHAIDASQENIAFAKKFYPKRLSLLASLILSIVMSKNLPSDLKHRALKFFHENFDIDEALIDKILVELEAIDSTHHIPFSNFKEIDGDLEDYDLYSPFQAEEDLFSTDSSKKVNPLVSIINSLENIINSKKNGNINLNSASATTRQIVIKPNPEAMGCDQEEYFEIPKGGTKQNPTENSSNSLRNPYEILKLEPRYTDESDEDFRKRLRKSYHKLILIHHPDKGGLKENFQEIHRAYEELNKDLLTENETVRQNSPSRRSA encoded by the coding sequence ATGGCAACATCTTTAAAAACCCCTGATAAAAACCCAGCATATCATCGAAAGCTTACACCTTTTATCGAGAAAAAAAACAAGGAAATGAAATTTAGCCCTCCAAAGCCAACGGATGAAAAATTTATCACGAATAAATTACTAGGAGCCAAGTCAGAAAGTAAAAAATTAGAAAAATTAGACTTACAACTTTTTGTTAATTATGTGCACGCGATAGATGCGTCTCAAGAAAACATTGCTTTCGCTAAAAAGTTTTATCCAAAAAGATTGTCTCTGCTCGCTTCTTTAATCCTAAGTATTGTGATGTCTAAAAATCTTCCTAGTGATTTAAAGCATAGAGCTTTAAAGTTTTTTCATGAGAACTTTGATATTGATGAAGCGTTAATTGATAAAATATTGGTAGAGCTTGAAGCAATTGATTCAACACATCACATTCCCTTTTCTAATTTCAAGGAAATAGATGGTGATTTGGAAGACTATGATCTTTATAGTCCTTTTCAAGCTGAGGAGGATCTTTTTTCTACAGATAGTTCAAAAAAAGTAAATCCTCTGGTATCTATTATCAATAGTCTTGAAAATATTATTAATAGCAAAAAAAATGGAAATATAAATTTGAATTCAGCTAGCGCAACAACTAGACAAATAGTGATTAAACCAAATCCAGAGGCTATGGGTTGTGATCAAGAGGAGTATTTTGAAATACCTAAGGGAGGAACCAAGCAAAATCCTACTGAAAATTCTTCAAATTCTCTCCGGAATCCTTATGAGATATTAAAGCTGGAGCCGAGATATACGGATGAGTCTGACGAAGATTTTCGAAAAAGATTGCGTAAAAGTTATCATAAATTAATTTTAATACATCACCCAGATAAAGGTGGGTTAAAGGAAAATTTCCAAGAAATTCATAGGGCTTATGAAGAGTTGAATAAAGATCTTTTAACAGAAAATGAAACTGTCAGACAAAATTCTCCATCGAGAAGATCTGCTTAA
- a CDS encoding glycine cleavage system protein R, which yields MENLVVIVLGLNENQLTDQVFRLVAHSGCHIVDARVNTTAIHVTMTLLIGGAWNTIAKFETLIKKYEGQVLVARTQFRGAQPDSFPYSSYIVAPDIPDVLAKITQFLSEQEVTLYNLHIESYKAPITEAAMLGISLSFGFPAHHLVADFREHFIVFCDENNFDVAMEPQKN from the coding sequence ATGGAAAACCTGGTTGTTATTGTCCTAGGCCTTAATGAAAATCAGCTTACTGATCAAGTATTTCGATTGGTTGCTCACAGCGGTTGCCATATTGTTGATGCGCGTGTAAATACCACCGCAATACATGTCACGATGACCTTATTGATTGGTGGCGCCTGGAATACCATAGCTAAATTTGAAACGCTCATAAAAAAATATGAAGGCCAAGTTTTGGTTGCACGTACGCAATTTAGAGGTGCACAACCCGATAGTTTTCCTTACTCCTCTTATATTGTGGCACCTGATATACCTGATGTTTTAGCTAAGATTACTCAGTTTTTATCTGAGCAGGAAGTAACACTTTACAACCTTCATATAGAATCATATAAAGCTCCAATAACAGAGGCAGCAATGCTTGGTATATCTTTGTCATTTGGTTTTCCAGCACATCATTTAGTAGCTGATTTTCGCGAACATTTTATTGTGTTTTGTGATGAAAACAATTTTGATGTGGCTATGGAGCCCCAGAAAAATTAG